One Dunckerocampus dactyliophorus isolate RoL2022-P2 chromosome 6, RoL_Ddac_1.1, whole genome shotgun sequence genomic window, ATTGGTTGTAGTGTGTTTGCTGGTCCCAGTCAGAGTGATTGTGTGTTGATGTTCCGTTGGTCTCAGATTGGGGATACTGTGTCACCAGCTGTTCTGGTTCTTGAGCGTCCATGTAGGACACAACTACTGTGCTCTTAGGCTTCGGGCGAGTGGTTTGGTTGTGTACTGGAGTCTGAGTCGTCAACATGTCCGGTCCttccatcactgtggctgtggCTAGCTGCCTTACATGCGTTGACACGTCCTCTTGTTGCTTTGGCAACATCGCCACAGGAAGGCTGGTGGCGTTTCCTGGTGTGATGTCAACAAATTTGGGCGTCGCTCCAATCTCATACACCCAAACTCCCAGCTGTGCCGCATTGGTCTTCCTGTTAGAAGAGGACATGTTTATTGTGCAAGAACCTTTCTACGCCGTGAGACGTCACATACTCTGCCAGCTCCATGATGGAGGTCTCGTTGTCATTGGTGGTGCGGAAGTAGACCCCTTGCTTGTTGAAAAACCATCCCCGCAGCGCGCCTTCATTGAAGCCGGCCTCCAGGGGGTGCTTGTGGCCCGCtactgaggtggagaggaacTGCAGGCCGCTTGCAGGGTACAGCAGGATGGCGCAGGTGGAGGAAGGCATGAAGACTACAACCAACTGGAAGGTGTTTCTCTGAGGGAATAAAGATGATGTCTCCTCAGCTACCAAACACCTTTGAGCACCACTTGGACAAGCTAATGtttacacacacaacacatagaATTCTTCATTTTGAATTAATCATGTAGAAAATTCTCAGGATTCTTTGAGTCACATGTTGGTCAAGAATGTGACCTTCAATCAGCAGAAGACTTCTTCTCGGTCCTTCCTACATGCTTCCTCAAGAACAGCTTAGTGGCTCACCTCCACGTCCCAGCCGTCCCCTCTATCAGACGTCCCAGCGGCAGCCATGTTCTCCCAGGTGACCACCAGTATGCTGGATGGTTCTACTCCGTCATCCACCAGGAAAGCCTTCTTGACGTGCGCCGTCGCTCGACTCAGCACGGCAGAGTCCGTGTCCTCTCGGAAGTAGACCCTACCTCGCCCATCACTGGTGTCCAGGTCTCCAAGGAGCGCAGCCACCATCTTGAAAGAAGCGGGCATCTTGCCCAGGTACCACTTCTCTGCCGGAGGCTGCACCACTGACAGAAATCCATTGGTGTTGATCTGCAAGCACACATATTAAACGGGTTTTTATTTCAATGCCAGTCAACATCCATGCTAGCCGTCACCAATAGCTGATGAGTTGTTTGGATGATGACAAGCTGACACAAAGGACAACACATCGTTAACACGTAGCATTAGCAAGTCAAGGTCAACACAATGCCTCTGTAGAAATGCAATGTAGAAAtgcgctgtgattggctgagctTCTAGTAAGATGATGCACCACCTCAACCATGGCGGGTCATTCAAAGTCAGGAGATGATGAAAAAAGTCTGAGCTCGCCTGAAGGCAACACAGACTTTTTGCAGAGAATCTTGTTGTCTATGGGGGAGGGAAGCTGGTGGAGGACACCTCTGATTTGACCACGCCTCCCCCAATCTGGTTTGTCACATGACCTCTGGAATGTGCCTTTTATCACTTTTATtttgccaacacacacacacaggtgtgtGATGTCAATGAACTTAACGCTGATGAGCCAATCATGCCATCACTTTGCAAAGATGATCAAGATAAATCAATCATTATTGATCACAATGGAGTGTTGACTTTAAATACATTTAGGTTTGATTTGTCATGTGACTAATACacgaacttgtttttttttctttttcacagtAAAATGAAAGGTTACTTCTAGGTTCTCCTGTATTACTTGTCTTCATGAAAGTTTTCAAGTAAAATGAACGCTTCCTTTTTGGTTCTGTTGGGAGTAATGCTAAAACATTAATAATGTAATGGGGAATAAAAATTAGTACTTTGAGACTCACATAAACTTTGTGGAAGTTCTCGCTGAACAGCAGCAGTGATCCATTGAGGAAAAGTTCGGCGGTGGAGTCAGAACCGGATTTCAACTGCTGGTCTCCTGCTTCTTCTCCAAAGGGGAACAGCTGGTCCAGTTCTAGAGCCCTGCTCAGGAGGCTCAGGCTCAGCACACACGACCAAGACCACAAGCAGAACCGGAACCGGTACATCTTCGCGTTGCTGGACTACAATCAAATCGGAGTCACTGGGAAGGGGGGGACGACGGATGAATGGAGCGCGCAGTACGGACTTCACcttgggagggggcggggtcacATAACCGTGTACCCACTTCCGGTTGGCATTTTTTCAAAACCAAAGCTGGTGTGCAATTTGTTAGGTCCTCCAAATTGTGTTTTTGGTCAGCCTATTAAGAATCATATTACTTATCATATTATAGCCATACTGAACAGTAGAATGCAATTTCAATTAAggttttattattgattattctATATGTGAAAAAATGCCAAACTTTAAAGACAATACGTGGGAAAAACAGCGAAGTCTGTCGCCTCCCAGTGGACACAACTTGTAAACACAATTACTGCCATACGTCATGACGTCACATTCTACTTCTAGCATACTGTAGATGTTGAGTGCACACAAGCTAGTTTGAGCTCCCAGCATGCACTTGTATGAGAAATAGAAGTCAATGTTTGAAGGACAAAAAAACGACATTTGACTTTAAGTCGTTATTTACTCAAAGTAGCGCTTCTCTATGGCAACAAACTTTACAAAAGCAGGCAGCTTCTTTGGTCCATTTCCTTAGCTTCACCGTGATCACATGACCACACATGTGCACAAAGTCATTAGTTTATTTTCACAACTCTTGATCATTTTACTATGAAAGTCACACGCAGGGGTGGGATCCAAGGTGATGTGATGTCAGAAGGGGGCGGAGTTTCCCTGAATAAATTAAATGTACGTCCTCAGGTCCACTTTGTCCTCATACACCTGTACAAAAGTCATGAACTCTTCAGCAGAAGAGATGCCTGGAGTGTGGGGGACGGTCCAATGTCTTGAGGTGCCACCTGCGGGCCACTTCCTGTTACCTGTTCTCCTTTAACAGCAGGCGGAAGCTGTGCAGCTGATGAATGCTTGTGGACAacctgacacacaaacacacatcagtTTTTCAGTCATGGCCCATGACGTTATCTGGAGCGAGCGGGCGTGGCCTACCTGGCAAAGCCGTTGAGCAAGGCGACAATCTCCTGGCGAGTGAGCTGGAAGCCTTTGGAGGGGGAATACGAAAGGTTCTTGATCTGCTTCTCGGAGAAGAGGATCTTGAGGGCGGTCCCTAGACCTTGCGTCTGTAGTCACATGGCCACAACACAAAGTCAACAACACAAGTCAACATGCGCACCACTCAGGGGCCGGAGTCAggacacacacctgcagctttCCCCAAAGACGACATTTACTGCAGCCAACGCAATCCATGATCCTAGAGATGTTCTTGAAGTGCAGCCGGAATTCTTCCTGCAACAAGATCATTCCATGCAAGGGTCAATAAGTGATACTAATTATTAGATGATGATATAATCAATCAAGTTACAAGATGTCTCTGTTCATGCACAATGCATCCGGAAAGCAAATACAACGCTtcactttttacacatttaatgtgacaaaatggaatactgttcattcatttttttcccctcaaacgtctacacacaacaccccataatgacaacattaaaacattttttaaaaatgtattaataagttaAAACCTtgtaagtattcacagcctttgccaTGGAGCTGAAAatcaagcccccccccccaaagctTCTGGTTTGTTATTCTCACTCACTCAGGATGAGAGACATCTCCAGCTTTTGTCCTTGTCCACACTCTCACCCATGTTAACAAGACAATCACTAACATGGTGTCAGCTGTGAGTGGAAATGGTGTTTTCATGACCAAGAGGGACGTTGCAATTCATTGCCATTTATCGTATTactcttcataacattctggagCATATGCAAATGGCCATTATAGTCGATAGTCTCAAAacatttggccatgactgtacagcATCATTGTTCTAAATTCAGGTGATGGGACATGATTTAGAAAGGCACACACCTGTCTGTTGTTATAAGGCTTGGCAGTGTATGACAGAGCACAAACCAAGCATGAAGTCAAATAAATTGTCTGCAGACCTCTGAGACAGGATTGTCTTCAGACACAAATCTGGACAAGTGTTCACAAACAATTCTGCTTCTTTGATCTTCCCAATATGTACAGTGGCCTCCATCATTcgtaaatggaaaaataagtcAAGAACCACTAGGACTCTTCCTGGAGCTGGCCGCCCGTCTAAACAGAGTGATTGGGGAGAGGGGACtttcagtggtgtgaaaaagtgtctgccccctttctgtattttttttttctgcatgtttgtcaaactaaaacttttcagatcaccaaacaaatttaaatattagtcaatgacaacaacggaacacaacatgcagtttgtaaataaaaccacagtgagagccattatccacaaatggcgaaaacctggaacagtggtgaaccttcccaggagtgacaagagtaaagttgaactttttggaaggtgtgtgtcccattacgtctgGCGTAAAGGTAACGtaacttttcagaaaaagaacatcacaccaacagtaaaatatgatggtGGTAGTGCGATGgactggggctgttttgctgcttcaggacctggaagactcgcTTGGGGAGGCATGGCTCAGATGGTagacctgaaggttgcgggtttgatcctctgtcctcccgtgatcgtgtccaagtgtccttgggcaagatactgaacgtgatgctgcttcatcagtaggtaaatgtgctaatcAGTGTCAAAGCACCATGAGGTGGAAAAGCACTTTACCATTTAATAAATggtaatttattaaataataaatggtaattctgctgtctaccaaaaaatcctgaaggagaatgtccggccacctgtttgtgacctcaagctgaaaccaacttgggttctgcagcaggacaatgatccaaaacacaccaacaagtccacctctgaatggctgaagaaaaacaaaacaaagactttggagtggcctagtcaaactcaaagtcctgacctgaatcctattgagatgctgtggcatgaccttaaaaaggagcttcatgctggaaaacaacatgctgaattacaacaattctgcaaggatgagtgggccaaaattcctccacagcgctgtaaaagactcattgcaagttatcgcaaatgctggattgcagttgttgctgctaaaggtggCCTAACCAGTTGctaggtttagggggaaatcactttttcacacaggccatgatggattttttttcctcccttaataacaaaacgtttcattgaaaaactgcattttgtgttttgtttgatgatctgaaacatttaagttggacaaacaagcaaaaaataagaaatcaggaagggggcaaacactttctcacaccactgtagacacgagtgtcaaactggtgccatggagggctgagacactgcaggttttctttccagccggtcactaaagcaggtgactTTAATGATCAatacctccttcaatttgagataAGGAGCTCATCAATAAAATCAccagctggagaaactggttggagagaaaacctgcagtgtctcggccgtCTTTGACACATGTGACTGTAGGTCAGGCAGGTGACCAAGGACCCGACGGTCACTCTGACAGTGCTCCAGTGTTCCTCTGTggagagaggagaaccttttggCCAATCAGGCCTGTATGGTGGATGAAAGCCACTCCTCAGTAAAAGAAACATAGCAACCTGCCTGGAGTTTGCCAAAAGGCATCTGAAGAACTCTCAGGCCATGAAAAAATTCTCTGGTCTGATCAGACAAAGGTCATGTTTGGAATAAACCAGGCACTGTTCATTATCTGGCCAATAGCATGCCTACAGTGAAGCATGGTAGTGACAGCACCATGCCGTCAGGATGTGAAAATGGCTGTACGGCGACACTTCCCATCCAACCAGATGGAGCTTGAAGGGTTCTGCTAAGAAGAATGGATGCAACTGCCCAAAGATAGTGCCAAGCTTGTGGCATCATATTCAAAAAGACTTGAGGCTGGAATTGCTGACAAAAGGTGCATCAAGATATTGAGCACatgctgtgaatacttatgcacATGTAATTTCTTACTTTTAAATTCTTTATACAtttgcaaacattaaaaaaacatttttcatgtcATCATGGGGTGTTGTGAATATGTAGAATTAtgagtgaaaaaaagaattTGTGAAGCACTGTGAATACTTTATGGATACACACAAAGGCGGAAGtcaggaatgttaaaatgttttaccTTCAGACTTTTAGCTTCTTTCTTATGTCCAGCAAACATGGACTTCTCATCAAAGTGCATGGGGAAAGCTCTAGCAGGTGGAGACAGGAAGTCAGCCGACACATGCAAGCGTTGATGTCCACACAGGAAGTCGTGCTTACTTGATCTCGTCGAAGAAGTGCAGCAGCAGCTCCTTGGTGGTGGCATCCTCGTGAGCATTGCCCGTGTACAAGTTGACCACGGCGCGCTCAAAGTACGCTGCCACCTTGTAGAGCGCACGCAGCTCGATCAGGTACAGGAAGTACAGGTTCTTCAGACGCCGCGTGCCCTCACCCTTCGTGTCGGCCGTGTCGAAGCGATGACGAAACTCCTCCACGTTAGGCCCCCATACGGATTTGCCCCACCcctctgtacacacacacacacacacacattgaagaAGTGTGATTGTGGCTCTACAGCAGTGTCGTGGTTACCGTCCAGCAGGTATTCAGCACTGAGGTGGATGTTGATGCTGCTGTGCAGGCCTGAGATGAGGCGGTAGAAAACTCTCTTCTCCAAACACAAACCTGAGACAAGAACCATCAGAATCAGAACCACTAATAGGTGGATATGCTACACCTATCCAAGTTGGAAAGTTCACCTTCCAGCCAGTTGTAGAAGCCCTCGCCTGTAACGACATCACACTTTCACCTCTCACACCAGACAGAAGAACCATGTGACACCACCTGACGTCTACTCACCATCGTCGTCTCCTGAAGGGGAAAACAAGTTGATCAGTCAATCACATAAAGTCAAACACTTTCCTCTTCTCGGAGCAGAATAGTAGCGCATCACAACTAACTGACCCCCATATGACCTCTAAATGAGTGGTTGAAGAATCAAGCAGCAGGTGGTGCTGTAGCCAACATGAACGCAACACAAGTGGACACCCCCACAGAGACGTGAAGTTATGAGGCTCACTGGCTGACCAATAAGAAGAGAATGTGTTGGCGGGGCTCACCTCTGCTGGGGACCAGAGGGTTCCAAGGTCTGTACACAGACCTGGGCCTGCAAAGACATGTTGACGTGTCACTTGACTATTCATTGATGACTGGGGGTGGGGGTCACTGACTTGAAACAGTTCTCCTCGTAGATGCTGTTCCACACCCTCCAGGCTGAAGGGCCCTTGTATCCCGTGTAGCGTTCCGGGTTGAGGAGCAGGTCCACGTACTCGGCATCAGGGGACGTCTCATCTGAAAGTCACATGTGTCAGCAATATCGGCCGTGTCCTGAGGGGGGTACTACATGGGAACTACCCAATAAATACACGTGCTTACCGTCAAGCTCACAGAAATGATCCTGAGCGTCGTCATGTCTCGCCCAGTCAGCGAATGCCTCTTTACTCTGATTACTACAAGTACACACCACTAGTTTAACTggtactacatatcacgtcatGCACACAAATACAGATGATACTTAAACCTATTTAACACATTTGTGGTTTATAACTTATAAAGGCCCtagttaactagttagctgcCTAAAGAGGCTGTGGGACAAATATAGCAGGTACAGCAAGtgaagagggaaaaaatgaGGTCACTGTTCACTAGTAAAGTCTTTTCTCGTCAAGAGTGACATGACTTGAAAATGTCATCAGTAAGCGCTCACCTCAGGGTGCTGTTGATAGCGCCCAGATCTTCGACCTGTTGGCACTCGGCCATGTCCGACATGCTGTTGGCGGCCCTGGAATACTGAGCACAGACCAGGACCATGTTAGGAAGTACATTGTCTCCAGGATGGAAGATGTCTAACAAACACTCTCTGCCGTGTGTGTGACATTTGACCCTGTGCACGCAGCTGCAGAGTAACAACAAAGGTGGCCGACCACAAATGTACTGAATCCAGAAGTCAACcttccaaaacaaacatgactgCTGAACGCTCGGCCTTCAGCCTGGTCATGGAAACTTCCAGAGCAGATAAACTCACTCCAGAAGCAGCACCTGCTAAGGTTACTTAGCAAATTCAGCTCACGTGTCAGCAGTCAACATGGCAGACAATAAGTTTATTAAGCTCTAGTATCATTAGcatttagcattagcatggcATAGTTGTGAAGGACATTAGCTGAACTTAAGCATGAAGTGAGTGACTGGCAGGCTGGAATGTTGCGTttccaaaatagttaaaaattaTCATGGTGAAGCAAAGTGGACTTGTGGTACCGGTTCCGCAGATAACAGGTTGTGCAACATGTGCTCGGGTGTGAGAACATGCAGCTGTGCTCACCTTGTTGTAATTGCCAGACTTGATGCCTGCAGGAATCTTACTCTGGAACATGGAAAAAGACGAGTCAGTACGTTGGCAAGGGGAAAGGTGAAATGTGTAAAGTGGCAGTGACCTCTGGGCAAGGCTCCACATGGCAGTCTTTGATGGCACAGTGACCATCATCAGGCCAGAATGGACACGGACGCTTCAAGTTGAcctacacgcacgcacacgtgcGCAGTTTCATCAAAGTCAAACAACACATCACCACATGCGTGTGTGCGCCTGTGCGCACTTTGTACCTTGTAGTATCTAAAGTAGTCTCTCTCGGTCAGTTTCTTGATGCGAGGATAAATCTTGAAGTTGTTGAACAAGTCGATGCTCTCCACATCACAGTAACAGTCGTCAAGCACGCCAGTCAGCTGCGAGTGATGACATCACAACTTCAGCACAACACTTTTTTGTGTACGCATTCACACAAGCATTAAATCGTTCAGCTCATCCGGGAATAATGTGCTATCTATTCCGATTTTTCAAAACATTCCCAGATTTTCTAAAAAtcccacaacattttttttccatcggaatgctgaatgcctttgatctaattcGAATTcaaactacttccacatttctcaaccgattcaaaccgtTTCAACAAACCATTGAACTAATTCAGGACATTTATGTCGCGATAGATCCAAAGTGCCGCTACAAATTGTCTTTTTATAACAAGTAAGCATGTTTGTATATCCTAATGATTCCATTATTACATTTTCTGCTGGTTTATATTTCTAATTTCTTGTCCCTGCTTTGCATTACaggatggagaaaaaaatgtaagtcaaTTTAAGGAGAAATATGGCAATGAAAATATTTGCCATTGGTAAAGAAATCACAGTCACTCATCTTAGACTCAGCGAGACTGCTCAGTACAGAAGGGCGTTAAACTCTACCGACCAAACTACCCACACAGTAAATACAGATTTACATCAACAACGTgctctttatttgttttgttttttgcaggaCTGTGGTGAATGCTTGTTAATACTTTTTAAATCTACTTTAAGAGCACACAAATGACTGTCAACTTCGTTCGTTTCTTCAGCTCATGCATTCACACGCAGTTTCTCCTCTAGTTAGCATGCTATGTGCTGAGAATGCCTGAGAATGTTCATTAGCTAACATAAAGACAATGACAGTCCCCTCCCACCCAGTCAGGGAGTGTACCTGTGTTACCTGaaaccaacaacaacacaaacactaaCCTTATGTAAACACAGGAGTGGCACACATATTTACTATTTTATACTGACATCTACCATTATGCCAACATTTACTATTATATGAACATCTGCTATCATATTAACATTTcctattaaaataacattttctgttAACATAAACTATTATATTAACATttactataataaaatatactAATATTTCAACAATTACTGTTATATTAACATCTACTATAATAGTAACATTtaaaattgtaacatttactCTTATAACATTCATGTATATTATGTTCATGTTATGAGTGACATTAGCAAGGTTATGTtttaatgttatgttttatcAGTAAAGAAGACAGAGTGTGTGACGACAGCTGTTACTACATGTGGACTGGACCATAAACTTGTTAGAACTTAGAAGAACACATGATGGCTCCTAAGGAAGTTCGAAAGCTGTTCCAGGTGATTAACCTCTGACCTGTGAGTGCAGCAGTGCAGTGAGCGTTACAAAAGGCAAGAAGACACAGACAGCTctcatcatcttcatcttcacttCTTCTTTGCTTAAACTCCACTgtcagtgtgtctgtgtgtgtgcaatgcAAGCTGACTTGTCACTAGGTGCTGAAGCTCCGCCCCCTGGCAGCCAGCTGTCACGCCAAGCCTCACCCCCTGTAGCCCTCCTGTCCAATGAGGTCATCCAGTCCGGATACTAACTGAGAATCGAAGGACTACAACTTCCACAGCAGGGGGCGGGGGTGCTAGCCTGGACCTCACCAATCACGTTACACCACGCTCGTGTACTTGTTTAAGTGCAGTACACAAGTTGACTTACCTTAatattacacacatttacatGCCATTATTAATGCTAATTGCCTTTTTTCGTGAAAATCTAACGAAAAACGTCAATTAGCCTAACAAACAAGAAAGCTAATGAACAACTGTAGCATTAATTCAAAGAGTTAAATACATACTTCCATCCTAAGTATCAGACCATCTTATTGTTTGGATAATTGCCAGTAAACACGTTCAAATATAAGCATGATTCGCTGCTCAAAAGCGTGACAACAATTGTGACGTCAATACTGGCGAACATTCTCGAAGAATCTAGCGTCGACGTCATTTGTAAGCAGACGGCGTGTGGCATCGAATAAGTAAAAAGGAAGCAGTAAcgtgaagaaaaaaagtagtagtaAAGTGAGGAAAAAGTGACTTACATGGCAGAAGCAGCTCTGCTCATGTTGGTCTGTGCTCGTCCTTTCTTTGAGCTCGGTTCGCTGAAACCAGCCCAAAGCTAACTTCGCCACGAAGAAGGCCAGCAGCAAAACACTGAAGGCTTGTAAAGTCACCCTCCACATGCCTTGGCGTCCTTCAATACAACAAATACAGGCAGAAATGATGCAAAATCAACAAGACTAACAAGGACTTCCGCCCTCAGTTAGCTTCCGCAGGCTAACAGATGCTAACACACACGAGCGGGTCGTCGAGCGGAGTAGGCCGGAGTGTGCACACCCTAACGCGGACAATTGGAACTACAAGTCCCCCGAGAAAACGGAGGTCAtcgtgaaaaaaatgaaaataacttgGAGAAGTTTTGACCCACAGCTTCGACAGTAGTgtcacagcaaaaaaacaactttcgATGTGAGGTTTCAACATAAAATACATTGCGTTGAGGCGGGCTTGTGGGTTGGTCCAGGACTgttaaagatgttttgttttttgttaaaaccCATGAATTACTTGACTACATCAAGCTCCCACCAGCATGGTTGCTTAGTTTATGTTAAATCATTACTGTTCCAGTGTTATTAGCTGACTGCATCGTAGTTTACTTTGAAACTCCACCCGGAAGCGGTTAATGTTTCAGGTAAAGCAGCTTGGAGTGCGTCGGTGATGATGCTGAGGAGAGAGCATCTCCCAGGCCGATCTTGTTGGCAAATGTTGTGTTAGACGGTCCAGAGGTGGGATCACACTTGTCTGCCAGTGGACATCCTCTCCATAAAGTGGAATGATGGTGGATTTCTCCCAAGGTGGCGCGGTGTGTCACAGCAGACACGGCCTGAGCAGTGGCGGCAAGAAAACGTCGAAAAAGTCTCGAACAAGAAGAAGCAAACGAGGTCGGAGACGTCGGAATAAAAAgaacaacaggaacaataacaataaaacgcCGCCACCGTTTTTACCTCCGGAGGTAGCAGCTTCCTTTTAGCCTGCAAGTTAGCAACAtgctagctagccagctaacgttagctagcTGCGCAAAGCGAACAACAAACTAATAACAATAGACACTATTCACATTGTAAGCCTGCATTCATGTACACATAAACTCTACTCAAGCCAAGTCACATCCCAATGAAACAATGCTGCTTAACGCCTCCATGACGTCATGTTGTCAGGGGAACGTCAATAAAGCAACATGTGctttacacaaatacacacgagGTGCTCACCAAACTCATTAAGACGttatttttgtgttgcagcCTATATGACATCTCTTTGAATAAAGTATTAGAACACCAAATGTCACAATAATGGTATGTGTGTTTGCAGGCTGAAGAAGGAAACATTGAATATAAGGTAGCAGTCATCAGCATGGCAATCAATGTCAGCATTGTCTTGCAATACTAAGATGTGACCTTTTCCCTCCAGCTCAAGCTGGTCAACCCCACTCAGTACCGCTTCGAGCATCTAGCCACGCAGCTCAAATGGCGTCTCCAGGAGGGCCGCGGCGAGGCTGTCTACCAGATTGGCGTGGAGGACAACGGGCTGCTGGTGGGGCTGAGCGAGGTCGACATGAAGGCATCCATCAGCACCTTGAAGAAGATGGCTGATAAGTGCGTTGACTGTAATCTCACTGTCTCCAGTACGTTGCCTTAACTTGTCCTGTCACGCTGGTCAGGGTGGGCGCCGACATTACCGTGCTCCGAGAGAGGGAGGTGGACTACGACCTGGACAGAAGCACACGCAGGATTGCTGAGGTTCTGGTGCGAAAAGTTCCAGATGATCAGCAGGTGAACGTTGAGACTTTATCTTTGTATTGTTTGAAAAGTTTCTCCAAATTAAAGAGTGTCCATGTGGATCATGACAGTTCTTGGACCTGCGTGTGGCCGTGTTGGGGAACGTGGATTCCGGGAAGTCCACCCTGCTCGGCGTCCTGACGCAGGGCGAGCTGGACAATGGGCGAGGACGAGCGCGGCTCAACCTCTTCAGACACCTTCATGAGATCCAAACGGGACGCACGTCCAGCATCAGCTTTGAGATCCTGGGCTTCAACAGCAGAGGAGAAGTGAGCAACGTGATTTAGTAGAAAGTTCCAGAAGGATCTGTTCATCCAATCATGAAATGTATGCTGTAGGTGGTCAACTACAGCGACTCTCGCAGCGCTGAGGAGATCTGTGAGAGCTCCTCCAAGATGATCACCTTCATGGACCTGGCTGGACACTACAAGTATCTAAAGACCACCATCTTTGGTCTCACCAGCTACTGCCCCGACTTCGCCATGCTGGTGGTCAGTGGCAACACTGGTGTCGGTGAGCTCCTTCTCGTTTCCATTCTTAGTGCTTGTTGAGTTTATTTGCTCAACTGCAGGGAGTGCTAGGCCTCCTTTATGTGGGGAGGCACCTGGTGATTTATTGGAGAGTGGAGGCAAGAATAGATTATTGTTTCGGTTGGATATGATCGTGTAcaatatgtatgtataatatAGCATGTATTGTGTATAATGTATGCATAATATTTTATGTATAATGTGTATGtatgatacagtatatcatgttGTATGATGTGTGTAGTGTTTAGATCAggagtgc contains:
- the ero1b gene encoding ERO1-like protein beta, with amino-acid sequence MWRVTLQAFSVLLLAFFVAKLALGWFQRTELKERTSTDQHEQSCFCHLTGVLDDCYCDVESIDLFNNFKIYPRIKKLTERDYFRYYKVNLKRPCPFWPDDGHCAIKDCHVEPCPESKIPAGIKSGNYNKYSRAANSMSDMAECQQVEDLGAINSTLSNQSKEAFADWARHDDAQDHFCELDDETSPDAEYVDLLLNPERYTGYKGPSAWRVWNSIYEENCFKPRSVYRPWNPLVPSRGDDDGEGFYNWLEGLCLEKRVFYRLISGLHSSINIHLSAEYLLDEGWGKSVWGPNVEEFRHRFDTADTKGEGTRRLKNLYFLYLIELRALYKVAAYFERAVVNLYTGNAHEDATTKELLLHFFDEIKAFPMHFDEKSMFAGHKKEAKSLKEEFRLHFKNISRIMDCVGCSKCRLWGKLQTQGLGTALKILFSEKQIKNLSYSPSKGFQLTRQEIVALLNGFARLSTSIHQLHSFRLLLKENR